Within the Laspinema palackyanum D2c genome, the region CTAACCCTTGCAAACTGTGGCATTCTTAAACTTATTTCGGCACGCCTTCGGTTAAAACTTCATGTCCATCTGGGGTCACCAATACATCATCCTCAATTCGTACCCCAATTCCTCGCCAGCAGTCCGGGATTTCCGGTTGTCCTTCCACAGGTTTCGTTTCCAACCCGATATAAAGTCCCGGTTCTACGGTTAGGACATTTCCCGGTTGCAAATTCTGCGGGTCTTCTCCATTTTGATAAACCCCCACATCATGCACATCTAAACCCAACCAATGTCCCGTTCTGTGCATATAAAAGGGTTTGTATTTTTCTTCTTTAATAATTTCCTCAATGTCTCCAGTTAGTAATCCAATTTCCATTAATCCTTCCACCAAAACCCGTACCGCCGTTTCGTGAATTTTGCTGTAAGGATTTCCCGGTTGCACTTGGGCTGTGGCCTGTTTTTGCGCCTCCAAAACAATATCATAAATCGTCTGTTGTTCTGGTGTAAACGCACCATTCACGGGAAAAGTTCGGGTAATATCTGCATTGTAATACCCATAGGCGCAACCGGCATCAATCAGCAATAAATCATGGTCTTGCAGTTGGCGATCGTTTTCAATATAATGCAAAATACAGCTATTCGCCCCAGATGCAACAATGGAGGGATAAGCAAACCCATTGCCTCCTTGCAACCGGAACAAATGCTCCATTTCCGCTTGAATTTCATACTCATATCGCCCGGGTTGTGCGAACTCTTGCGCA harbors:
- a CDS encoding aminopeptidase P N-terminal domain-containing protein, with product MIEAAEYQQRRQALMEKIGSGTAIFRSAPMAVMHNDVEYTFRQDSDFYYLTGFNEPNAVAVFAPHHEEHQFVLFVQPKDPEKEVWTGYRMGVEGAKERYGADEAYPISELEEKLPQYLIKASCIYYHVGRDRKFNETVLTHWQRLMRTYPKRGTGPVAIQDSGTILHPLRLVKSPAELELMRKAAKISVKAHIHAQEFAQPGRYEYEIQAEMEHLFRLQGGNGFAYPSIVASGANSCILHYIENDRQLQDHDLLLIDAGCAYGYYNADITRTFPVNGAFTPEQQTIYDIVLEAQKQATAQVQPGNPYSKIHETAVRVLVEGLMEIGLLTGDIEEIIKEEKYKPFYMHRTGHWLGLDVHDVGVYQNGEDPQNLQPGNVLTVEPGLYIGLETKPVEGQPEIPDCWRGIGVRIEDDVLVTPDGHEVLTEGVPK